The Campylobacter sp. MG1 genome includes the window TGGCTATGACGCTTAAGGCTTCGTGAAGGTCAGCCTGACCTAGCTTAGCACCTCAGCCAGCATGTTTACTAAGCTGTGTTAATTTCATAGACTTATTATCTTTGTATCAAACAATGTATCAATTATTTCAACTGCGTTTGAGCTTCTACCAATTTTAGGACTTTGTGAAAAATAATTAAGACAATTCGCACAACACATAATATCAACACCTATATTTTGCAATTCTTTTAAAGCATTATGTGCTGGATGGTTTTCATCACAAGCGATAAAAATAGCATCATTTACCAATACTACTTTTGAAATTTTTCTTTCTTTTAAAGCAGTTAAAAAACCTATAACAAGCATACCACCTAACTCGCCATCTCCTATTTTTTGACTTTTTAAAAACACCCCTTCGCTTTGTTTTTTATCAACATCACCAGCTTTAATCTCGCTTTTTGTTAGCGTAAAAACATAGCCATCGTTTTTATAATTTTGATTAAGTGAAGTTAGTAATCTTTTTATATTTTCTAATGCAGCATTATTATCAACAACAATAACAACTTCTTCACCATTTTCTAAACTTAAAAGAGTTTTTTTTGTTTCAATTACAGGTATTGGACAAGCCTTGCCACTAAAATCTAATCTCATTTATTCTCCTTTATCAAATAAATTTCTTAATAGCTCATTGTATCGTTTTTGCATAAATTCATTTAATTCTTTTTCTAATAATTCATAATTTTTCATAAATTCTAAAGCCTTAGGGCTAAGAATAGTTCCGCTATCTTTACTAGCTCCTTTTTTGCTAATAAATATATCTCCACCTAAAAATTTTTCTGTGCTAGTTTTCTTAGTCCAAGCCTTTTTATAACTCATATGAAGTTGTTTTGAGCTCTCATTAATTGAGCCAAATTTTTCTATGGCTTTTAATATCTCATAATTACCTTTTCCAAAAATTTCGCCGTCTTCTTCTAACCAGAATTTGATTTTAGGTGTTTTATTTTTCATAGCTATAACTCGGTGTTATTTTTCCATTTTTTGTAAGTTCTTTATACCAATAAGAATGCAAAATATATACTTCTTCTTCTTCTTTATATCCTGTTATCATTGCGTGAATTGAGCCTTTGATAGCAAATACAGCCATATATAAATGCACGAAAAACATAGCAGCACAAACAATGCCTAAGATATTATGAACTATTGCACTAAGTCTTAAAATATTAATATGACTAATTCCTAACATATTTTGTAAAAATTC containing:
- the yedF gene encoding sulfurtransferase-like selenium metabolism protein YedF; the protein is MRLDFSGKACPIPVIETKKTLLSLENGEEVVIVVDNNAALENIKRLLTSLNQNYKNDGYVFTLTKSEIKAGDVDKKQSEGVFLKSQKIGDGELGGMLVIGFLTALKERKISKVVLVNDAIFIACDENHPAHNALKELQNIGVDIMCCANCLNYFSQSPKIGRSSNAVEIIDTLFDTKIISL
- a CDS encoding winged helix-turn-helix domain-containing protein gives rise to the protein MKNKTPKIKFWLEEDGEIFGKGNYEILKAIEKFGSINESSKQLHMSYKKAWTKKTSTEKFLGGDIFISKKGASKDSGTILSPKALEFMKNYELLEKELNEFMQKRYNELLRNLFDKGE